A window of the Dunckerocampus dactyliophorus isolate RoL2022-P2 chromosome 21, RoL_Ddac_1.1, whole genome shotgun sequence genome harbors these coding sequences:
- the LOC129174228 gene encoding WD repeat-containing protein 37-like isoform X1: MPVEGGSSGSSASAARHPKQKRKAHSLSIRRTNSTEDRPPGSQRADMLEGQDSKLPPSLRNNLLDLFGQIEREFESLYMENVELRREIESLNERLTGDGQNMEGGDASKGALKTKASHSTSQLSQKLKTTYKASTSKIVSSFKATTGSRALCQLQKEYVAHRDGIWDLSVTRTQPVVLGTASADHSALLWSIETGKCLLKYGGHAGSVNSIKFHPTEQMALTASGDQTAHVWRYMVQLPAPQPTPDVSAPCEDEQDSSDREEAEADGEGHCEAPTVRVATATLKSHQGVVIAADWLVGGRQAVTASWDRAANLYEVETSELVHTLTGHDQELTHCCTHPTQRLVVTSSRDTTFRLWDFRDPSIHSVNVFQGHTDTVTSAVFTVGDNVVSGSDDRTVKVWDLKNMRSPIATIRTDSAVNRISVSTNQRIIALPHDNRQVRLFDMSGVRLARLPRSNRMVSKGRKHVFTVQTSTYVHVHERRATGAWCAARRGTRRTKHATSSPAALTGRPSAGTSTSPPCCRRNEPWPTHACTHPST; the protein is encoded by the exons ATGCCTGTGGAGGGTGGAAGCAGCGGCAGCTCAGCCTCAGCTGCTCGTCACCCCAAACAAAAGCGCAAGGCTCACAGCCTGTCTATTCGACGCACAAACAGCACAGAGGACAGGCCTCCTGGCAGCCAGAGAGCAGACATGCTGGAGGGACAG GACTCCAAGCTGCCTCCGTCCCTGCGTAACAATCTTCTAGATCTTTTTGGCCAGATTGAACGGGAGTTTGAAAGTCTGTACATGGAAAACGTTGAAC TACGACGGGAAATTGAATCCCTCAATGAACGTCTGACTGGCGATGGACAGAACATGGAGGGAGGAGATGCATCCAAGGGAGCTCTGAAAACAAAAG CCAGCCACAGCACCAGCCAGCTGTCACAGAAGCTGAAGACCACCTACAAAGCCTCCACTAGCAAG ATCGTGTCCAGCTTCAAAGCCACGACAGGCTCCAGGGCTTTGTGTCAGCTGCAGAAGGAGTACGTCGCCCACCGGGATGGAATCTGGGACCTGAGTGTGACCAGAACTCAGCCTGTGGTTCTGGGAACCGCGTCAGCAG ATCATTCAGCCCTGCTTTGGAGCATAGAAACCGGGAAATGTCTGCTAAAGTACGGTGGCCATGCAGGATCAG TCAACTCCATCAAGTTCCATCCCACAGAACAGATGGCCCTCACAG CCTCCGGGGACCAGACGGCTCACGTCTGGCGCTACATGGTGCAGCTACCCGCCCCCCAGCCCACGCCAGATGTCAGT GCGCCGTGCGAGGACGAGCAGGACTCATCAGACAGAGAAGAGGCCGAGGCGGACGGCGAGGGCCATTGCGAGGCCCCCACTGTCCGGGTCGCTACGGCGACGCTGAAAAGCCACCAGGGTGTCGTCATTGCCGCCGATTGGCTGGTGGGCGGCCGGCAAGCGGTGACGGCTTCCTGGGATCGTGCTGCCAACCTCTATGAGGTGGAGACGTCTGAACTGGTGCACACGCTCACTG gccaTGACCAGGAACTCACCCACTGCTGCACACACCCCACCCAGCGCCTGGTGGTCACCTCATCCAGGGACACCACCTTCAGGCTGTGGGACTTCAGAGATCCATCCATACACTCCGTCAACGTCTTCCAGGGACACACGGA TACGGTGACGTCGGCAGTGTTCACGGTGGGGGATAACGTGGTTTCGGGCAGCGATGATCGCACGGTGAAGGTGTGGGATCTGAAGAACATGAGGTCACCCATAGCAACCATCCGCACAGACTCTGCTGTCAACAG GATAAGCGTCTCTACCAACCAGAGGATCATCGCCTTGCCTCACGACAATCGCCAAGTGCGCTTGTTTGACATGAGCGGAGTGCGGCTGGCCCGACTGCCTCGCAGCAACAGGATGGTAAGCAAGGGAAGGAAACACGTCTTTACCGTACAAACATCCAcgtatgtgcatgtgcatgaacGCAGGGCCACAGGCGCATGGTGTGCTGCACGGCGTGGAACGAGGAGAACCAAACATGCAACCTCTTCACCTGCGGCTTTGACCGGCAGGCCATCGGCTGGAACATCAACATCACCGCCCTGCTGCAGGAGAAATGAACCCTGGccaacacacgcatgcacacatccctccacgtag
- the LOC129174228 gene encoding WD repeat-containing protein 37-like isoform X2, which yields MPVEGGSSGSSASAARHPKQKRKAHSLSIRRTNSTEDRPPGSQRADMLEGQDSKLPPSLRNNLLDLFGQIEREFESLYMENVELRREIESLNERLTGDGQNMEGGDASKGALKTKASHSTSQLSQKLKTTYKASTSKIVSSFKATTGSRALCQLQKEYVAHRDGIWDLSVTRTQPVVLGTASADHSALLWSIETGKCLLKYGGHAGSVNSIKFHPTEQMALTASGDQTAHVWRYMVQLPAPQPTPDAPCEDEQDSSDREEAEADGEGHCEAPTVRVATATLKSHQGVVIAADWLVGGRQAVTASWDRAANLYEVETSELVHTLTGHDQELTHCCTHPTQRLVVTSSRDTTFRLWDFRDPSIHSVNVFQGHTDTVTSAVFTVGDNVVSGSDDRTVKVWDLKNMRSPIATIRTDSAVNRISVSTNQRIIALPHDNRQVRLFDMSGVRLARLPRSNRMVSKGRKHVFTVQTSTYVHVHERRATGAWCAARRGTRRTKHATSSPAALTGRPSAGTSTSPPCCRRNEPWPTHACTHPST from the exons ATGCCTGTGGAGGGTGGAAGCAGCGGCAGCTCAGCCTCAGCTGCTCGTCACCCCAAACAAAAGCGCAAGGCTCACAGCCTGTCTATTCGACGCACAAACAGCACAGAGGACAGGCCTCCTGGCAGCCAGAGAGCAGACATGCTGGAGGGACAG GACTCCAAGCTGCCTCCGTCCCTGCGTAACAATCTTCTAGATCTTTTTGGCCAGATTGAACGGGAGTTTGAAAGTCTGTACATGGAAAACGTTGAAC TACGACGGGAAATTGAATCCCTCAATGAACGTCTGACTGGCGATGGACAGAACATGGAGGGAGGAGATGCATCCAAGGGAGCTCTGAAAACAAAAG CCAGCCACAGCACCAGCCAGCTGTCACAGAAGCTGAAGACCACCTACAAAGCCTCCACTAGCAAG ATCGTGTCCAGCTTCAAAGCCACGACAGGCTCCAGGGCTTTGTGTCAGCTGCAGAAGGAGTACGTCGCCCACCGGGATGGAATCTGGGACCTGAGTGTGACCAGAACTCAGCCTGTGGTTCTGGGAACCGCGTCAGCAG ATCATTCAGCCCTGCTTTGGAGCATAGAAACCGGGAAATGTCTGCTAAAGTACGGTGGCCATGCAGGATCAG TCAACTCCATCAAGTTCCATCCCACAGAACAGATGGCCCTCACAG CCTCCGGGGACCAGACGGCTCACGTCTGGCGCTACATGGTGCAGCTACCCGCCCCCCAGCCCACGCCAGAT GCGCCGTGCGAGGACGAGCAGGACTCATCAGACAGAGAAGAGGCCGAGGCGGACGGCGAGGGCCATTGCGAGGCCCCCACTGTCCGGGTCGCTACGGCGACGCTGAAAAGCCACCAGGGTGTCGTCATTGCCGCCGATTGGCTGGTGGGCGGCCGGCAAGCGGTGACGGCTTCCTGGGATCGTGCTGCCAACCTCTATGAGGTGGAGACGTCTGAACTGGTGCACACGCTCACTG gccaTGACCAGGAACTCACCCACTGCTGCACACACCCCACCCAGCGCCTGGTGGTCACCTCATCCAGGGACACCACCTTCAGGCTGTGGGACTTCAGAGATCCATCCATACACTCCGTCAACGTCTTCCAGGGACACACGGA TACGGTGACGTCGGCAGTGTTCACGGTGGGGGATAACGTGGTTTCGGGCAGCGATGATCGCACGGTGAAGGTGTGGGATCTGAAGAACATGAGGTCACCCATAGCAACCATCCGCACAGACTCTGCTGTCAACAG GATAAGCGTCTCTACCAACCAGAGGATCATCGCCTTGCCTCACGACAATCGCCAAGTGCGCTTGTTTGACATGAGCGGAGTGCGGCTGGCCCGACTGCCTCGCAGCAACAGGATGGTAAGCAAGGGAAGGAAACACGTCTTTACCGTACAAACATCCAcgtatgtgcatgtgcatgaacGCAGGGCCACAGGCGCATGGTGTGCTGCACGGCGTGGAACGAGGAGAACCAAACATGCAACCTCTTCACCTGCGGCTTTGACCGGCAGGCCATCGGCTGGAACATCAACATCACCGCCCTGCTGCAGGAGAAATGAACCCTGGccaacacacgcatgcacacatccctccacgtag
- the LOC129174228 gene encoding WD repeat-containing protein 37-like isoform X4 yields the protein MPVEGGSSGSSASAARHPKQKRKAHSLSIRRTNSTEDRPPGSQRADMLEGQDSKLPPSLRNNLLDLFGQIEREFESLYMENVELRREIESLNERLTGDGQNMEGGDASKGALKTKASHSTSQLSQKLKTTYKASTSKIVSSFKATTGSRALCQLQKEYVAHRDGIWDLSVTRTQPVVLGTASADHSALLWSIETGKCLLKYGGHAGSVNSIKFHPTEQMALTASGDQTAHVWRYMVQLPAPQPTPDVSAPCEDEQDSSDREEAEADGEGHCEAPTVRVATATLKSHQGVVIAADWLVGGRQAVTASWDRAANLYEVETSELVHTLTGHDQELTHCCTHPTQRLVVTSSRDTTFRLWDFRDPSIHSVNVFQGHTDTVTSAVFTVGDNVVSGSDDRTVKVWDLKNMRSPIATIRTDSAVNRATGAWCAARRGTRRTKHATSSPAALTGRPSAGTSTSPPCCRRNEPWPTHACTHPST from the exons ATGCCTGTGGAGGGTGGAAGCAGCGGCAGCTCAGCCTCAGCTGCTCGTCACCCCAAACAAAAGCGCAAGGCTCACAGCCTGTCTATTCGACGCACAAACAGCACAGAGGACAGGCCTCCTGGCAGCCAGAGAGCAGACATGCTGGAGGGACAG GACTCCAAGCTGCCTCCGTCCCTGCGTAACAATCTTCTAGATCTTTTTGGCCAGATTGAACGGGAGTTTGAAAGTCTGTACATGGAAAACGTTGAAC TACGACGGGAAATTGAATCCCTCAATGAACGTCTGACTGGCGATGGACAGAACATGGAGGGAGGAGATGCATCCAAGGGAGCTCTGAAAACAAAAG CCAGCCACAGCACCAGCCAGCTGTCACAGAAGCTGAAGACCACCTACAAAGCCTCCACTAGCAAG ATCGTGTCCAGCTTCAAAGCCACGACAGGCTCCAGGGCTTTGTGTCAGCTGCAGAAGGAGTACGTCGCCCACCGGGATGGAATCTGGGACCTGAGTGTGACCAGAACTCAGCCTGTGGTTCTGGGAACCGCGTCAGCAG ATCATTCAGCCCTGCTTTGGAGCATAGAAACCGGGAAATGTCTGCTAAAGTACGGTGGCCATGCAGGATCAG TCAACTCCATCAAGTTCCATCCCACAGAACAGATGGCCCTCACAG CCTCCGGGGACCAGACGGCTCACGTCTGGCGCTACATGGTGCAGCTACCCGCCCCCCAGCCCACGCCAGATGTCAGT GCGCCGTGCGAGGACGAGCAGGACTCATCAGACAGAGAAGAGGCCGAGGCGGACGGCGAGGGCCATTGCGAGGCCCCCACTGTCCGGGTCGCTACGGCGACGCTGAAAAGCCACCAGGGTGTCGTCATTGCCGCCGATTGGCTGGTGGGCGGCCGGCAAGCGGTGACGGCTTCCTGGGATCGTGCTGCCAACCTCTATGAGGTGGAGACGTCTGAACTGGTGCACACGCTCACTG gccaTGACCAGGAACTCACCCACTGCTGCACACACCCCACCCAGCGCCTGGTGGTCACCTCATCCAGGGACACCACCTTCAGGCTGTGGGACTTCAGAGATCCATCCATACACTCCGTCAACGTCTTCCAGGGACACACGGA TACGGTGACGTCGGCAGTGTTCACGGTGGGGGATAACGTGGTTTCGGGCAGCGATGATCGCACGGTGAAGGTGTGGGATCTGAAGAACATGAGGTCACCCATAGCAACCATCCGCACAGACTCTGCTGTCAACAG GGCCACAGGCGCATGGTGTGCTGCACGGCGTGGAACGAGGAGAACCAAACATGCAACCTCTTCACCTGCGGCTTTGACCGGCAGGCCATCGGCTGGAACATCAACATCACCGCCCTGCTGCAGGAGAAATGAACCCTGGccaacacacgcatgcacacatccctccacgtag
- the LOC129174228 gene encoding WD repeat-containing protein 37-like isoform X3, whose product MPVEGGSSGSSASAARHPKQKRKAHSLSIRRTNSTEDRPPGSQRADMLEGQDSKLPPSLRNNLLDLFGQIEREFESLYMENVELRREIESLNERLTGDGQNMEGGDASKGALKTKASHSTSQLSQKLKTTYKASTSKIVSSFKATTGSRALCQLQKEYVAHRDGIWDLSVTRTQPVVLGTASADHSALLWSIETGKCLLKYGGHAGSVNSIKFHPTEQMALTASGDQTAHVWRYMVQLPAPQPTPDVSAPCEDEQDSSDREEAEADGEGHCEAPTVRVATATLKSHQGVVIAADWLVGGRQAVTASWDRAANLYEVETSELVHTLTGHDQELTHCCTHPTQRLVVTSSRDTTFRLWDFRDPSIHSVNVFQGHTDTVTSAVFTVGDNVVSGSDDRTVKVWDLKNMRSPIATIRTDSAVNRISVSTNQRIIALPHDNRQVRLFDMSGVRLARLPRSNRMGHRRMVCCTAWNEENQTCNLFTCGFDRQAIGWNINITALLQEK is encoded by the exons ATGCCTGTGGAGGGTGGAAGCAGCGGCAGCTCAGCCTCAGCTGCTCGTCACCCCAAACAAAAGCGCAAGGCTCACAGCCTGTCTATTCGACGCACAAACAGCACAGAGGACAGGCCTCCTGGCAGCCAGAGAGCAGACATGCTGGAGGGACAG GACTCCAAGCTGCCTCCGTCCCTGCGTAACAATCTTCTAGATCTTTTTGGCCAGATTGAACGGGAGTTTGAAAGTCTGTACATGGAAAACGTTGAAC TACGACGGGAAATTGAATCCCTCAATGAACGTCTGACTGGCGATGGACAGAACATGGAGGGAGGAGATGCATCCAAGGGAGCTCTGAAAACAAAAG CCAGCCACAGCACCAGCCAGCTGTCACAGAAGCTGAAGACCACCTACAAAGCCTCCACTAGCAAG ATCGTGTCCAGCTTCAAAGCCACGACAGGCTCCAGGGCTTTGTGTCAGCTGCAGAAGGAGTACGTCGCCCACCGGGATGGAATCTGGGACCTGAGTGTGACCAGAACTCAGCCTGTGGTTCTGGGAACCGCGTCAGCAG ATCATTCAGCCCTGCTTTGGAGCATAGAAACCGGGAAATGTCTGCTAAAGTACGGTGGCCATGCAGGATCAG TCAACTCCATCAAGTTCCATCCCACAGAACAGATGGCCCTCACAG CCTCCGGGGACCAGACGGCTCACGTCTGGCGCTACATGGTGCAGCTACCCGCCCCCCAGCCCACGCCAGATGTCAGT GCGCCGTGCGAGGACGAGCAGGACTCATCAGACAGAGAAGAGGCCGAGGCGGACGGCGAGGGCCATTGCGAGGCCCCCACTGTCCGGGTCGCTACGGCGACGCTGAAAAGCCACCAGGGTGTCGTCATTGCCGCCGATTGGCTGGTGGGCGGCCGGCAAGCGGTGACGGCTTCCTGGGATCGTGCTGCCAACCTCTATGAGGTGGAGACGTCTGAACTGGTGCACACGCTCACTG gccaTGACCAGGAACTCACCCACTGCTGCACACACCCCACCCAGCGCCTGGTGGTCACCTCATCCAGGGACACCACCTTCAGGCTGTGGGACTTCAGAGATCCATCCATACACTCCGTCAACGTCTTCCAGGGACACACGGA TACGGTGACGTCGGCAGTGTTCACGGTGGGGGATAACGTGGTTTCGGGCAGCGATGATCGCACGGTGAAGGTGTGGGATCTGAAGAACATGAGGTCACCCATAGCAACCATCCGCACAGACTCTGCTGTCAACAG GATAAGCGTCTCTACCAACCAGAGGATCATCGCCTTGCCTCACGACAATCGCCAAGTGCGCTTGTTTGACATGAGCGGAGTGCGGCTGGCCCGACTGCCTCGCAGCAACAGGATG GGCCACAGGCGCATGGTGTGCTGCACGGCGTGGAACGAGGAGAACCAAACATGCAACCTCTTCACCTGCGGCTTTGACCGGCAGGCCATCGGCTGGAACATCAACATCACCGCCCTGCTGCAGGAGAAATGA
- the idi1 gene encoding isopentenyl-diphosphate Delta-isomerase 1 — MVLAVWVVLRTVACQGAAALKLHLPARTRTSWNSAFRPPVTASFRALFSTGTLRSSARMPEITMDHLDLKQVQLLSEMCILIDDNDQRVGADTKKNCHLNSNIDKGLLHRAFSVFIFNSEEKLLLQQRSDAKITFPGCFTNTCCSHPLHTDSELEETDAIGVRRAAQRRLQAELGIPMEKVTPDEMTYLTRIHYKAQSDGVWGEHEIDYILFMQKDVELSPDPNEVKHHRYVSKEELREMLDKAERKELKITPWFKLIAETFLFQWWDNLQNLKEFMDHTNIHRM, encoded by the exons ATGGTGCTGGCGGTGTGGGTGGTGCTGCGGACGGTGGCCTGCCAGGGAGCAGCTGCGTTAAAATTACACCTACCTGCTCGTACACGCACGTCTTGGAACAGCGCTTTTCGTCCACCAGTGACTGCGTCTTTCCGGGCTTTATTCAG CACTGGGACACTACGGTCTTCTGCCAGAATGCCTGAGATAACCATGGACCACCTGGACCTGAAGCAGGTGCAGCTGCTGTCTGAGATGTGCATCCTCATCGATGACAACGACCAGCGGGTGGGTGCCGACACAAAGAAAAACTGCCACCTCAACTCAAACATTGACAAAG GTTTGTTACACAGAGCTTTCAGCGTCTTCATTTTTAACAGTGAAGAGAAGCTGCTCTTACAACAGCGCTCGGATGCCAAAATCACATTTCCAG GCTGTTTCACAAACACGTGCTGCAGTCACCCTCTGCACACAGACAGTGAGCTGGAGGAGACGGATGCTATCGGAGTGAGGAGAGCTGCTCAGAGGAGACTCCAAGCTGAGCTGGGTATCCCCATGGAAAAG GTGACCCCTGATGAAATGACTTATCTAACAAGAATCCATTATAAAGCCCAGTCAGACGGCGTTTGGGGAGAACATGAGATCGACTACATCCTCTTCATGCAGAAG gatGTGGAGTTGAGTCCGGATCCTAATGAGGTTAAACACCATCGTTACGTGAGCAAAGAGGAGCTGAGGGAGATGCTGGACAAGGCCGAGCGTAAAGAGCTGAAGATAACTCCCTGGTTTAAACTCATCGCAGAGACCTTCCTGTTCCAGTGGTGGGACAACTTACAGAATCTCAAAGAGTTTATGGATCACACCAACATCCACCGCATGTAA